tctaactgggtctaactgggtctaactggttctaactggttctaactgggtctaactgggtctaactgggtctaactgggtctaactggttctaactgggtctaactgggtctaactgggtctaactggttctaactgggtctaactggttctaactgggtctaactggttctaactgggtctaactgggtctaactgggtctaactggttctaactgggtctaactggttctaactggttctaactgggtctaactgggtctaactggttctaactgggtctaactggttctaactggttctaactgggtctaactgggtctaactgggtctaagtgggtctaactggttctaactgggtctaactgggtctaactggttctaactggttctaactgggtctaactgggtctaactgggtctaactgggtctaactggttctaactggttctaactgggtctaactggttctaactgggtctaagtgggtctaactggttctaactgggtctaactgggtctaactggttctaactgggtctaactgggtctaactggttctaactggttctaactgggtctaactgggtctaactgggtctaagtgggtctaactggttctaactgggtctaactgggtctaactggttctaactggttctaactgggtctaactggttctaactgggtctaagtgggtctaactggttctaactgggtctaactgggtctaactggttctaactggttctaactgggtctaactggttctaactggttctaactggttctaactgggtctaactgggtctaactggttctaactgggtctaactggttctaactggttctaactgagtctaactgggtctaactgggtctaactggttctaactgggtctaactgggtctaactggttctaactggttctaactggatataactgggtctaactggatataactgggtctaactgggtctaactggttctaactggttctaactgggtctaactggttctaactgggtctaactgggtctaactggttctaactgggtctaactgggtctaactggttctaactgggtctaactgggtctaactgggtctaactgggtctaactggttctaactggatataactgggtctaactggatataactgggtctaactgggtctaactggttctaactgggtctaactgggtctaactgggtctaactggttctaactgggtctaactggttctaactggttctaactggatATAACTGtgtctaactgggtctaactggttctaactgggtctaactgggtctaactggttctaactgggtctaactgggtctaactggttctaactgggtctaactgggtctaactggttctaactgggtctttctgctgtttccagCTGCGGGAGCAGATGACGGAGTCGTCCATGAACGACGCCCTCCGTGATGAGATGACAATGGGAGATCCGTTCTCTGTTTTCCAGGTGATCATCGTCAGAAACCTGACTCGGTTCCATTAATCCAGAACCAGCTGGTCCGGTTCCAGAACAGCAGAATTAACCTCAGCTTTGCTCCTGCAGACATGTGACCTGACTGTGATGACTGACGCCAGCGTGCCCAGAGCggatccaacatggctgctgctCAGTAAGTAGCTTACTGCATCACAGCATCACTACAAGACCTGGTCCAGACCTGATCCAGGTCCTGACCCGGGTCCGGTTCTTAGCCTTAGAACCATCTGATCCTCAGCAGGTCGAAacgttgcatttattttaacctGGTTCCTGCTTCAGGCATGGATTTATTTCAGGACTGattcattttctgtcagattttctTCTGACTTCTAATCATCAACCTgggaaaggtcaaaggtcacctccAGGCCACCCAAAGTCCATCATCCTCCAGAggggaaaacatttcagacctCCCAGCAGAGCAAAGGGACTCTCAGTTagcaggttaaaggtcaaaggtccTGCTGGCAGGATGGTCAGTAGAGCAGGACCTGTAGTCTAAAGTCCATCTGTCCAAACTGGGTCAGCAACAGAACCACAAACTCAAACACAGCCGCTGATCTACAACAGaaggctgaaaaacaaaagaacggCCTAGTCCAATCTTttctgccctgcatgttttgcCACCTGGACTGAATCTGTGGGTGATCAACACCTGATGGCTGCAGGCTGAAgcactggcctagtcaaagttcaaacttcAAACTAGGATCCTCAAAAACCCAGAAGATTCTTCtaagaacagaagaaaattgagaaagaaaaataaagctctGCAGGCGGTCGGAGGTTCTGCAGGCGGTCGGAGGTTCTGCAGGCGGTCGGAGGTTCTGCAGGCGGTCGGAGGTTCTGCAGGCGGTCGGAGGTTCTGCAGGCGGTCGGCCTCCCTGCTGATCCACCGTGGAGCTGCAGATGTTTGCTGAGAATCAAATGATAATTAATAATTAGTTGGATCTTCTTCTCACTACTTAAACTAATATTTGTGTTCTGATCAGCAGAAGATGATCCGGGTTTCTTCCTCCAGACGGACGGAGAACATTTCAGGAAACAACCAGAACCTCACCAGCGCCAGAACTTTCCAGAGACCTGGGTCTGGATGGACGTCAACACAGGGTGATGCTTCAGCTTTCAGAACCAGTATCTGACCTCTAATCCTTCTGGTACCAGAACCTCCCAGGCTGAGCCGGTCCGCTGCTGTAGAGGAGCAGCTTTTAGAGGTTTTCAGCTGCAGAACATCTTGACTGGCCTCCTCAGTTTGTCttcaggttctgcagaaccCAGTTAGTGGTTCATTCTTTTAGTTCAGGTGTATTAAAGAGAAttgaattcaactttattgtcaccgtcacaagtacaagcaacgaaatgtagtttgcatctatccagaagtgctatacaggatataaatatttatttacagttgtacaagactaaatataaatataaatatgggagctatatgcacagattatacagattatacagattatacaagaatgttaggaaatggattataaatgtattaatgggtttataatacaagataaataatggcagataagatttacagattgtatatgtgtgtgaggagaacttccatggtgtgtgtgtgtgtgtgtgtgtgtgtgtgtgtgtgtgtgtgcgtgtgtgtgtgtgtgtgtgtgtgaggatagtCCATGTGTTATTGTTGCATGAGAGGATGGAGTTCAGTccttatagtttatgttttatgtcaggagGCGTTCAAAAGCAAGACAGCTGTGGGAAAGAAGCTGCTCcgggttctggtggttctggtccgtaGGCTGGTGGTTCTGTAACGTCTCCCAGAGGGCAGGAGGGAAAAGAGTTTCTGAGTTCTTTTTTGAAGCAGATAAAGTTGGGAATACAGATGTGAACCTTGTGGTTCTGTCCTGGTTGTGGGACCCAAACGTTCCTCCCTGGTTTCCTGTCTGAATGTGacctgaaatgtttctgcaggGATTCCAACAGGATGCAGATTTCTCTGCCGGTTCCTGACAGCATCACCACCTGGACGGCCTCCGCCTTCGTCATGACGGAGAATCTGGGTCTGGGACTCACTGAGAAACCGGCAGAGGTATTCCCAGAACCTCCTGCGGCTGTTTTGATTGCAGCGGATCAGAACCTGTTCTCATTGTCTCTGTGAATCCTCCTGTAGCTCACAGTGTTCCAGGACTTCTTCCTGTCCCTGAACCTCCCTGCCTACATCATCAGAGGAGAGGAGCTGGTTCTGGAGGTGGTTCTGTTCAATTACCTCCAAGAGGAGCTGGAGGTCAGTCTGCAGAGCTGTTCTCAGTAAAGCCACAGCATCCTATCGCTTAGTGTAGCTTTCACTAATTACTGCGTCTATAGCACTtaagcattagcttctgctaaatgttGTGTTGATGTAGCACTTCAGCATTAACTTACACTAATTACTgtctttatattattttatcgTTAGCTTGTACTAAACATGGTGTTAATATAGctatttagcattagcttccactaaatattAAGCTGGTACAGCGCTTTAATCAGATAATAATCAGAACATAAGTTTAAACACTAACCTTATGTTTAGCAGCTAGCTATGTAGTTAGCGGTGCCCATCACTGGTTCTCACTAGCATTAGCACTAACTAGCATTAGCCAGAATCTAGCAGCAGTTTGATGcactaaaaaaagcaaaagcagaaggaatgcagcagaaacaaactgattctTCTTCATTTATTGATCATTAATCAGGTTTCGTCTGCAGGGCGGGACAGAAACTCGTCTTTATTCTCTTCTTCTACTGTCTAATATTTCCGTGCGTCATCAGGAACACTGATGGCGTCTGATTTCAGCGGTGAATGAGCCGGACGGCTCTGGGCGTCTCCGACCCAGAAACACGTCCTGCCAGCTTTATCTGGAGCTGAATCCGATCCGGGCGTGTttccgtccgtccgtctgtctcCAGGTCACCGTGATCATTGCAGAGAGCGACGCCTTCGAGTTTGTGTTCCCGGACAGCGAGGCGGTCGCCATGGCCAGCGTGCGGCGCCTCCTGGTGGAGCCGGAGGGCGGCGCCACCGTCCTGGTTCCCGTCAGGCCTCTGGTTCTGGGAGACGTCCCCATCGCCGTGAAGGCCGTGTCCTCAGCGGCGGCCGACTTCGTCCGCACAACCGTCCTGGTTAAGGTGGGAGGAGGAACGAGCTGACTCACGGGtcagaatggcctagttaaagtccagactgaGAATCTGTAGCAGGACTTgataaacaaaagttttcaggatgtaattttaaagtttaagaaAATGGTCCCCATGACGCTGGTTGTcttctgcagaaccagaaccagaaccagaaccagaaccaatgcAGGTGGAGCTGATCGCTCAGCAGCTGACTGCTGGAGGCCATTTTATTTAGGATCGTCAGCATAAAGGGggctgaatatttttaaattttcttcagaAGTCAGAAAAATGAACCATTATTATTTACCAGAACCCGTCCAGAGAGCAGAACCAGATTCACTCAGAGGAAACCTTGGGTTCGGGTTCCCGACCTTCAGGTTTCATTTCCTGTTCCAGGCTGAAGGTCGTCCTCAgagcttctcctcctccctcctcctggATCTTCCTGCCAGCCGCTCCGGTTCCGTGGCGTTCCGGTTCCCTCCAGGCGTGGTGGACGGCAGCCAGCGCGTCTCGGTGACCGCCATCGGTACGTTGACCTGATGGTTCTGTTCGGACCCGGGTCCAACTGATcaacttctgtttttcagatttctttaatttgtctCATTTTACTCCAGTTCTCAGCGGACGGGTCAAATATTCTGGACTTTCTGGGTTTCTAACCCTTTAAAGgccagtttagtttttttaatgagtaaaaaaacaataaaataaaagagcgGGGAACCGAAGGGAACCGGCCGTcactggaaccagaacatctcTTCTGGTTCTTCTGcggtttctgtttgtttccttcgGATCGGTGCCGGCTGGGCAGACGGTGTCCATGCTGGTTTTCCAGAACCATTAGTGTCCTGGTTCCGGTCCATTCAGCCTGTCTAACTGTGTGTGCGGAAGGCGACCTGCTGGGCCCGTCCATCAGCGGTTTGGACTCGCTGGTCCAGATGCCGTACGGCTGCGGCGAGCAGAACATGATCCACTTCGCTCCAAACGTCTACGTCCTGCGGTACCTCAGCACCAGAGGCCCGCTGGACCCGGCGCTGCAGAACCGGGCCATTGACTACATGCTGAAAGGTGGCACacccagaaccagcagaaccttgCCCGGACATGACCCGGGTCGTGAACCGGGTCGTGAACCGGGTCGTGATGGTCCCGTTCTCCGGCAGGTTATGAGCAGCAGCTGTCCTACCAGCGGGCCGACGGCTCCTTCAGCGCCTTCGGCCAGCAGGACTCGTCAGGCAGCACCTGGTAGGATTCAGTACCGggaccggaccagaaccggaccagaacctccTCTGACCGTCTCTCTGCGTAGGCTGACGGCCTTCGTGCTGCGCTGCCTGCTGCAGGCGCGGCCGTGGGTTGGCGTGGACGGCCGGGTTCTGGAGAGCGCGGCGGCGTGGCTGGCGGCACAGAGGGCGGTGGGCGGCGCCGCGGCCGAGCCCGGCACCGTGATCCACTCGGAGTTGCAGGGCGGCCTGGACGGACCCGTGTCCCTCACCGCATACGTCCTGGTCGCCCTGCTGGAGGACGCCTACATCAGGGTGAGCGggtctgacccggttctggttccgtcgGGTGAGCGGCGCTGACAAGCTGCCGCCCCGCTCTCTGTCTGCCAGGCGCAGTACGCCTCTCGGGTGACCTCTGCCCTCGCCTACCTGGAGGCCCGGCTGGACCAGGGCGTCTCCAGCAACTACAGCCTGAGCCTGCTGAGCTACGCTCTGGCGCTGGCAGGAAGCCCCGCCTCCCACGCCGCGCTCAACCGTCTGATTGGCCGAGCTGACCTGAAGGGTTCGTTCATTGGCTCTTCGTCCTGACGCGGTCAGAGGCGTGACGTATCACTTCCTGCTCTGTCCCTCTGTGAACAGACGGCGTCCCGACCTGGTCGTCGCCTGATGCTGGCCTGTCGTCGTCATGGCAACCTCGCTCGGCAGACATCGAGATGGCGTCCTACGTTCTGCTTTCGCTCCACCAACTGAACCGGGTCGACGAAGGTCTGAGTCTGATGAAGTGGCTGAGCCAGCAGAGGAACCACCTGGGAGGATACGGCAGCACGCAGGTCCAGAACCGGCGTGACCCGTTTCAACGAGGCTAACTAAACCGGTTTCAGTCCAGTTCAGCCCGCTGCCTCTCCCCTCTGTCCAGGACACGGTGGTGGCTCTGCAGGCTCTGTCCACCTTCGCCGCTCTGCAGGGGTCAGAGCGCTCTTACCTGGACGTCACGGTGACCAACGGGGACTCGGACGTCGTCGCCGACTTCCACATCGACCAGGACAACATGCTGCTGCTCCAGAGTCGCCAGGTAACCATGGAGACGACCAACCATTTGTGCCGTTAAAACGACCGGAGTGAAGTTAGTttctagtctagtctagtccCAGTCTAGTCCAAGTctatcaatcaattaatcaaactttatttgtatagcacatttcagcagcaaggcatttcaaagttctttacatcaaatcaaacacaaaaacacaaaatgatgcaacatagaatcaacaataacatcaagtcagattccgtcaataaatttataattgattacgtttcaaataaaactctaaacaagtgggatTTTAGTTGAGAtctaaaggaagtcagtgtttcagctgttttacagttttctggaagtttgttccagatttgtggtgcatagatgctgaatgctgcttctcctcgtttggttctggttctggggatgcagagcagaaccagaacctgagaggttctggaaggttgatacaacagcagcagatctttaatgtattgtggtgataaaccattcagtgatttataaactaacaacagtattttaaagtctattctttgagctacagggagccagtggagagactttaaaactggtgttatgtgctctatcttcctggttttagtcagaactccagcagcagcattctggatcagctgcagctgtttgattgatttgttggacagacctgtgaagacgccgttacaataataaatacgactgaagataaacgcatggatgagtttctctagatctggctgagacattagtcctttaatcctggaaatgttcttcaggtgatagaaggccgactttgtaactgtctttatgtggctctgaaagttcaggtcagagtccatcactgctcccaggtttcaggctgatcgctggtttttagttgtaataactgaagctgtgcactgactctagatctataactccagatctataactctagatctataactctagatcctctttaggtccaaaaataataacttcagttttgtcacATCTACACATTGATCTgctctaagcatctgttcagtgattggatgggatcaaaggtcacctggtgacatcataatgtagagctgtgtgtcatctgcatagttatggtagctgatattatttcctgttataacctgagccagtgggagcatatagatattgaataagagggtcctaggattgaaccttggggtaccccacatgtgacctttgacctctttgatgagaagtttccaattgaagcaaagaaatccctgttctttatgtacgattcaaaccagttaagcactggaccggagagtccgacccaactctccagtccattcagtaatatgtcctggtcaacactgaggtccaacagaaccagaaccagcactgtggttctcccactgGACTGGACTAGTCTAGTCCCAGTCTAGTCCAGTCTAGTCCCACTCTAGTCCCAGTCTAGTCCAACTCTAGTCCCAGTCCAGTCTAGTCCCAGTCTAGTCCAACTCTAGTCCCAGTCTAGTCCCAGTCCAAGTCTAGTCCCAGTCTAGTCCAACTCTAGTCCCAGTCTAGTCCCAGTCCAAGTCTAGTCCCAGTCTAGTCCAACTCTAGTCCCAGTCCAGTCTAGTCCAAGTCCAAGTCTAGTCCCATTCTAGTCCCAGTCTAGTCCAACTCTAGTCCAAGTCTAGTCCCACTCTAGTACCAGTCTAGTCCAAGTCTAGTCCCAGTCCAGTCTAGTCCAAGTCTAGTCCCAGTCTAGTCCAAATCTAGACCCACTCTAGTCCCAGTCTAGTCCAACTCTAGTCCCAGTCTAGTCCAATTCTAGTTCCAGTCTAGTCCCAGTCCAAGTCTAGTCCCATTCTAGTCCAACTCTAGTCCCAGTCTAGTCCCAGTCCAAGTCTAGTCCCAGTCTAGTCCAACTCTAGTCCCAGTCTAGTCCCAGTCTAGTCCCAGTCCAGTCTAGTCCAAGTCTAGtcccagtccagtccagtctaGTCCCAGTCTAGTCCAACTCTAGTCCCAGTCCAGTCTAGTCCAAGTCTAGTCCCAGTCCAAGTCTAGTCCCAGTCCAGTCCCAGTCTAGTCCAACTCTAGTCCCAGTCTAGTCCCAGTCCAGTCTAGTCCAAGTCCAAGTCTAGTCCCATTCTAGTCCCAGTCTAGTCCAAGTCTAGTCCAAGTCTAGTCCCAGTCCAGTCTAGTCCAAGTCTAGTCCCAGTCTAGTCCAAATCTAGTCCCAGGCTAGTGCAATTCTAGTTCCAGTCTAGTCCCAGTCCAAGTCTAGTCCCAGTCTAGTCCAAATCTAGACCCACTCTAGTCCCAGTCTAGTCCAACTCTAGTCCCAGTCTAGTCCAAATCTAGACCCACTCTAGTCCCAGTCTAGTCCAACTCTAGTCCAAGTCTAGTCCAAGTCTAGTCCCAGTCCAGTCTAGTCCAAGTCTAGTCCAAATCTAGACCCACTCTAGTCCCAGTCTAGTCCAACTCTAGTCCCAGTCTAGTCCCATTCTAGTCCCAGTCTAGTCCAACTCTAGTCCCAGTCTAGTCCCAGTCCAGTCTAGTCCCATTCTAGTCCCAGTCTAGTCCAACTCTAGTACCAGTCTAGTCCAAGTCTAGTCCAAGTCTAGTCCCAGTCCAGTCTAGTCCAAGTCTAGTCCCAGTCTAGTCCAAATCTAGACCCACTCTAGTCCCAGTCTAGTCCAACTCTAGTCCCAGTCTAGTCCCAGTCCAGTCTAGTCCCATTCTAGTCCCAGTCTAGTCCAACTCTAGTACCAGTCTAGTCCAAGTCTAGTCCCAGTCTAGTCCAAGTCTAGTCCCAGTCTCTGCTGACTTGGTAGCTCCGCGTCTTTAAATGTTgactatttttttccagattgatccagaaccggttctggacCTGCAGGTGACGGCATCGGGTCACGGATTCGCTCTTTTCCAGGTACCTGTGTGTCTCCATGGTAACGGTGCTGCGCTCTTCCTCCTCACCTTCGTCTCTCTTTCAGCTCAACGTTTTTTACAACGTCCGCAGCGAGGAgctgctgaggaggaggaaggacgCCGAAGAGCAGGAAGCGTTTGACCTGAAGGTGGCGCTGTTTGAGGAGCAGAACCGGGCTCACCTGTTCATCTGCACCAGGTCAGGAGGTCACATGACCCTCACTGCAGACTGAATTTATTCCTGACATAATTTGTTTCTCTGAGTCAAATCATGAAAAAAGTCaggaaattttacattttagtaaattaaaaaataaataaaataaagttaaaaatatttaaacttcctgaaataagataaataatattttgacagATTCCTCACAgaatgtttctgctgctttgtggCCCGGTCTGTTCGGGTtttaactggttctggttctgctacCCTCAGCCTGGCCCGCTACCTGGGTCTGAATGAGACCGGGATGGTTCTGATAGAGGTGGGTCTTCTGAGCGGCTTCAGTGCCCGACCGGACCTGGTACCGCTGGGCGGTGCCTTGAAGCGAGTGGAGACCGAGCCAGGCAGGGCGGTTCTGTACCTGGACTCTGTGAGCTGAGACCCGATCTGGCTGGCCAGTTtttcctggttctgtttgggcGCCAGAACCAACCAcagttctgtctggttctggttctgcaggtgTCGACCCAGGAGTCGTGTCTGCTCGTCCCGTTGCTGGTGGAGTTCAAGGTGGCCCGGGTCCAGGAAGCCTCAGTCAGCGTTTACGACTACTACGAGCCACGTaaggttctgatggttctgccGGAGAGCCGGGCTTCGACCCAAATgtggactaccaaaataaaagctggttgTTCTGAGCTCCTTCTTCTCCAATCGCTTGGTGTTGCTTCAACATTTCAGCCTGAAGCAAAGATGAGCCGTTTTAAATCCAGACTTTTGGCAGCAGAGATCATCAGTCATTAGTCTCCACAGCAGTTTGTATAGAAGCTATCAAcacccagcttttattttgatagtccacTGCCACGtttgcatattttcatattaGCTTTGTGTTTGGCTCAGAAAagttctgactggttctaacTAAAAACGTAGTTAGCTAGATACTTAGCTAGCTGAGTGCTAAATATTTACTCTGTAAGCTAAATATTGAGCTAGCTGTCAGTTAGCTCAATATTTAGCTAGCTCTCAGTTAGCTCAGTATTGAGCTGGTaccataaatattttgtttcaaactgtGATACCTATAAATGAATTAATGACATGGTGAAAATCTGCGTTTTGCTCTCATTACTGGCTAAACaactaataattatttctgtatAATTTTCCTATGGGGCGTACTAATTTATACGTCACcagaaatgttagttttattgacattatattgaaaaatttaaaagatttttaaatatttattattttacttgaagttcacaatattaaaatataaaaattttccCACATCTAAAGATTTTCATGGGGTGTACTAACTTTCTCTCAGGAatcccagatttttttttccatccatttctGCTGATTTAAAGGCAAACTGCTGAATATTaatgagtttcactttaaaCCAGAATAAACCTGTAAACTGAACTATTAATCTAAAGAGTGCAGCTGATTCTGGGCTCTGGCGCCCCCTGCAGGGCGGAGGACGGTGCGGTCGTACCGATCGGCTTTGCGGAGCGACGtctcctcctgctccttctgCGGAGACGACTGCAGCCGATGCCgagcaaacaacaacaactacgAGCTGAACGGCGCATCGCGCTGCAGCCGCCACTTCCTGCCcgtgctgctcctcctcttcgtcatcTTCAGCGCCTGAAGACCAGGCACAAGCAGCTGGGCGTCCGGCCTGCAGCGGCTTAAATGATAACAATGAAATGTGAGAGATTCTGAGTTCTGGCCGAATTTCGTCTTCTGGCTTCTTTGGGTTTTCAGGaataaaagtagaataaaaGCTTGAACCAATGAAATCGTGTTTATGCTCAGTCTGAGGAAAGTTTGAAGCAGATCTGGATCAGAGGAATCTGCAGCAGACATGGCGGACATGCTTGACCTTCAGGTCATTAGTGCTGTTCGTGGATCAGAGACAGAGAGCTGAACGGCCTAATTAAAGCAGACAAACAGGAGGTTGAGCTTTCAATCTTTggctaaaagcagaaaatgatttaaacatttcatgcaTTCATCAGGAGGCCCACATCgaccagaacctccaggaccCCGATGCTATTACATGTTCAGCTGTTAGCTTCAGGATTAGCAGTTAGCCTGTGAGCTACTGTTTTAGCGTTATCAATGCGTCCTTCGGCTGGGAAGTgaagttactgcagaacctcTGAAGGTTCGGtccaaaacatttacagctcAGAACGAAATAATGAAACATGAgaagttttaataaaagctcagattaatctgattaatcagaataaatctagaatatttttattgaactgaTCAGGGCTTGAATATTTGATGCGGTTGTTTCCAAACTGGATCTGTTTGTCTCCTGAACGGAAGCGCAGGTTcgtcaccatggcaacaccGATCCgtcagaacagcagcaggttctCTAACAACAACCTTCTTCATCTGGACTCTGATAACAGCAGGAATAAGTTTAAAGTTAATTcgctgttttacttttattttctctctctaagTTCTCAGCTCGGCCGCCAGGGGGCAGCCTTGCTTCACAGAGggaccttcatcatcatcatcaccatcatcatcacctggTTGTTGAACTCGGTGCAGAAACCTGAGGGATCTGATGAAGATTTTTACTCTGATTATGGAGAAAATGATCAATAATATTCAACatgaagtttaattaaaatgaaaactgatcaATCAACTGATCCAGTTATCAATCAATGCATAAAGATCAattcattattcaaattagcTTAAAAAGTTCCTACctataaacaaaacattgttattGTCCCACACTCTgcctgaccagcagggggcgacagcgGAGAGGAAAAGCTCcattttaacaggaagaaacctgcagcagaaccagaacctggttcaGTACCAGCAGCCAACTGACCCGACCCACTGCAGGTTTGAGGAGACGGAgcagaatcaatcaatcaatcaatcaaatgttaatctctttacatcataaaaacaaagtcagaaacAGAATCAACAGTCGAAACATTATTGACGTTCTGAATCGATGCTTCAAACTGGTTTCTCTAAAGtggtttcagttttctggaagtttgatgcagaaccagaaccagggatCTGGACCGAGCCGCAGAGGAAGTGTTCCAGCGGGAttagatcagaaccagaacttttccAGCGTCCGACCCGCTCAGATTGCAGAACTGGAAGCAGGATGCATTATGGGAAGCAGAGTTCCCAGATCTTCCCCAAAATTCacgttttatttcaaatcaacaaactcaaaactgaaaatcaataaaatgatcaaaatgaaccaaaatcgggatgtgctgtggtggcgcaggggttaagcatcGAttcaacccacataaggaggccttagtcctcaacgcggccgtcacgggttcgattcccagcctggtgacctttgccgca
The Gambusia affinis linkage group LG22, SWU_Gaff_1.0, whole genome shotgun sequence DNA segment above includes these coding regions:
- the cd109 gene encoding CD109 antigen isoform X1; its protein translation is MSSEPFWVGERFRIRTLTACFPAGSTRLLTLPAIHQVGSSLRRTYTLKVRGRRGSVQLFSNSTELHVDPRGVSTFIQTNQPRYLPGQVVKIRTVSVRSDGKPCSEPADVLIRDPRGSLLRQWLDKDGVLGVVSTEFQLSENPPLGEWSIMATVEGISSVKHFSVDYYVLPKFEVLVKVPEVVHREDVLKGFVSAKYFYGKPVRGRMVVTFSHRYHGDDQTHSLEAEVDGSGKFRFLVSTFSPSWSRMMIRDERPDFLSVQVSVTEHLTGLTCNNTVSVALAQSRFSVAFEDFPKVLRPSLSFSGTLKVSTYNGEPLQDQTLLVSVKQQRSQETWDEQILFPKNSSDSSWMNWDQSSSEDMELPVPVDGLVPLHIQVQKDTQSLTVEVSLEDCQKTLSVDRSFRSQSGAYLQVQRPSSPAQVGSRLRLRVEKNFGIPYVHYLVKSRGQVVSAGSSSGDVSLVPTASWAPLASVVVYCVHPGGEVINDVIHLPITHFLQNKVSLRWSSDRLKPAEVVTLNVSVAEPDSLVGILVVDKATRWAGSNNDFTMETLREQMTESSMNDALRDEMTMGDPFSVFQTCDLTVMTDASVPRADPTWLLLTEDDPGFFLQTDGEHFRKQPEPHQRQNFPETWVWMDVNTGDSNRMQISLPVPDSITTWTASAFVMTENLGLGLTEKPAELTVFQDFFLSLNLPAYIIRGEELVLEVVLFNYLQEELEVTVIIAESDAFEFVFPDSEAVAMASVRRLLVEPEGGATVLVPVRPLVLGDVPIAVKAVSSAAADFVRTTVLVKAEGRPQSFSSSLLLDLPASRSGSVAFRFPPGVVDGSQRVSVTAIGDLLGPSISGLDSLVQMPYGCGEQNMIHFAPNVYVLRYLSTRGPLDPALQNRAIDYMLKGYEQQLSYQRADGSFSAFGQQDSSGSTWLTAFVLRCLLQARPWVGVDGRVLESAAAWLAAQRAVGGAAAEPGTVIHSELQGGLDGPVSLTAYVLVALLEDAYIRAQYASRVTSALAYLEARLDQGVSSNYSLSLLSYALALAGSPASHAALNRLIGRADLKDGVPTWSSPDAGLSSSWQPRSADIEMASYVLLSLHQLNRVDEGLSLMKWLSQQRNHLGGYGSTQDTVVALQALSTFAALQGSERSYLDVTVTNGDSDVVADFHIDQDNMLLLQSRQIDPEPVLDLQVTASGHGFALFQLNVFYNVRSEELLRRRKDAEEQEAFDLKVALFEEQNRAHLFICTSLARYLGLNETGMVLIEVGLLSGFSARPDLVPLGGALKRVETEPGRAVLYLDSVSTQESCLLVPLLVEFKVARVQEASVSVYDYYEPRRRTVRSYRSALRSDVSSCSFCGDDCSRCRANNNNYELNGASRCSRHFLPVLLLLFVIFSA